From the genome of Eucalyptus grandis isolate ANBG69807.140 chromosome 2, ASM1654582v1, whole genome shotgun sequence, one region includes:
- the LOC120290496 gene encoding uncharacterized mitochondrial protein AtMg00810-like: protein MVSEAGLSRCRPAVIPIEQKVRLTTADHAGGTFQDDPILQDPTSYQKLVGKLIYLTMTRPDISYAMQNLSQFMHKPKESHMNATLKVVKYLKGCPRLGILLSRKCNMEMTAYCDADYATCPMSRRSITSFCIKLGDSLLSWKTKKQATVSLS from the coding sequence ATGGTATCAGAGGCTGGATTATCAAGGTGTAGGCCAGCTGTCATTCCAATCGAACAGAAAGTCAGGCTAACTACAGCAGATCATGCTGGGGGAACATTTCAGGATGATCCTATACTACAGGATCCGACGAGTTACCAGAAGCTCGTTGGAAAACTCATATACCTGACTATGACCAGGCCTGATATCTCATATGCGATGCAGAATCtgagtcaattcatgcataaaCCGAAagaatctcacatgaatgccACTCTGAAGGTGGTCAAGTATTTGAAGGGATGTCCAAGACTCGGAATACTTTTATCCAGAAAATGCAATATGGAAATGACAGCATATTGTGATGCGGACTATGCGACATGtcctatgagtcgaagatccATAACTAGCTTCTGTATCAAGCTTGGAGATTCCCTCCTCtcatggaaaaccaagaagcaagCAACAGTTTCTCTATCATGA